Part of the Flavobacteriales bacterium genome, CACAGGAAAGCCATGCCGTGCTTTCAGCAGACGGACAAATGCTTTATTTCACCAGCAACCGGCCCGGAGGACTCGGAGGAAAAGATATTTACCGCGTACGAATGCTGCCTAATGGTCAGTGGAGTCTTGCACAAAACCTTGGACCTACCATTAACACCGAATATGATGAAGAAGGTCCGTTCATCCACCCGGATGGAGTGACGTTGTTCTTCAGCTCCCAGGGCCATAAGTCCATGGGAGGATTTGATGTGTTCTCTTCTGTCTATAATGCAGAAAACAACACCTGGTCTGAGCCGGAAAACGTTGGTTATCCGATTAACACGACTGATGACGACGTATTCTATGTTACGTCACCGGACGGCAGGCGTGCCTATTACTCCTCTGCCAATAAAAAAGGCGGTGTGGGTGAAAAAGACATCTACCTGCTTAGCCTGTCTAACACAGAAGAGAAAGAACTGGCCGTGGTAAAAGGGGTGGTCATGACCCGTTACGGAGAAGCGCCGCCGGAAGGAAAGATCATCCTCACCGACCTGGAAACAAGCGAAGTGGTGGGTATCTACAAGCCCAACTCCAAGACAGGTAAATTCCTCTTCATTCTTCCCGAGGGAGGAAACTACGACCTGTCATTTGAGGCAGAAGGCTTCATGTTCCACTCCCAGAACCTGAATCTACCCGAAGGGACATCCTACAAGGAAATCAATACGGCCATTAGTCTGGATCCGATTGTCGTAGGTGAGAAAATGATCCTGAACAACATCTTCTTCGATTATAACAGTGCCAACCTGACCCCGGATTCAAAACTGGAACTTGACAAGCTGTTCCGCCTGCTGGAAATCAACCAGAACCTGGCTGTAGGTATTCTGGGACATACGGACTCCAAAGGTGGAGATGATTTCAACATGCAGCTGTCACAGGCCAGGGCACAGTCC contains:
- a CDS encoding OmpA family protein, encoding QESHAVLSADGQMLYFTSNRPGGLGGKDIYRVRMLPNGQWSLAQNLGPTINTEYDEEGPFIHPDGVTLFFSSQGHKSMGGFDVFSSVYNAENNTWSEPENVGYPINTTDDDVFYVTSPDGRRAYYSSANKKGGVGEKDIYLLSLSNTEEKELAVVKGVVMTRYGEAPPEGKIILTDLETSEVVGIYKPNSKTGKFLFILPEGGNYDLSFEAEGFMFHSQNLNLPEGTSYKEINTAISLDPIVVGEKMILNNIFFDYNSANLTPDSKLELDKLFRLLEINQNLAVGILGHTDSKGGDDFNMQLSQARAQSVVNYIVEKGIDKERLVAKGFGETQPIARNENPDGTDNPEGRALNRRIELKVLSTDGELDGLVDKINVPDKLKINKE